In one window of Arachis ipaensis cultivar K30076 chromosome B06, Araip1.1, whole genome shotgun sequence DNA:
- the LOC107604951 gene encoding NADPH-dependent aldehyde reductase-like protein, chloroplastic produces the protein MATSQKHNHSHSLSLPLQDRVAIVTGSSRGIGREIALHLASLGARIVVNYASNSSLADSLVAQINSDASVGGGAALPRAIAVRGDVSDPNGVKALFDSAEREFESAVHILVNSAGVTDSNYPTIANTPVEDFDRIFSVNTRGAFLCCKEAANRLVRGGRGRIILLSSSAVAALRPTMGSYTASKAAVEAMTHILAKELKGTGITANCVAPGPIATEMYFAGRTEEQIKASIAVSPLNRLGEPKDVAPLVGFLASDAGEWVNGQVIRVNGGYIS, from the exons ATGGCTACTTCCCAAAAACACAATCACTCTCACTCTCTATCTCTTCCGCTTCAAGATCGAGTTGCAATCGTCACCGGCTCCTCCCGCGGAATCGGACGAGAAATCGCTCTCCACCTCGCCTCACTTGGCGCCAGAATCGTCGTCAACTACGCCTCCAACTCCTCCCTCGCCGACTCACTCGTCGCCCAGATCAACTCCGACGCCAGCGTTGGAGGCGGAGCTGCTCTCCCTCGGGCAATTGCAGTTCGCGGCGATGTATCCGACCCGAACGGCGTGAAGGCGCTGTTTGACTCCGCGGAGCGGGAGTTCGAGTCGGCGGTTCACATCCTGGTCAACTCAGCGGGCGTAACTGACAGCAACTACCCGACCATAGCTAACACCCCCGTGGAGGATTTTGATCGCATTTTCAG TGTAAATACAAGAGGAGCATTCCTGTGCTGTAAAGAGGCAGCAAACCGATTAGTACGTGGTGGCAGAGGTCGAATTATACTGTTATCCTCATCAGCAGTGGCTGCATTGAGACCAACTATGGGTTCGTACACAGCATCCAAAGCCGCTGTTGAGGCCATGACACACATTTTGGCGAAGGAGCTGAAGGGAACAGGGATCACAGCTAACTGTGTTGCACCTGGCCCAATTGCAACCGAAATGTACTTTGCCGGGAGGACTGAAGAGCAAATAAAAGCCAGTATTGCGGTCTCACCGCTGAATAGGCTTGGCGAGCCTAAGGATGTGGCCCCTTTGGTGGGGTTCTTGGCTAGCGATGCCGGTGAGTGGGTTAATGGTCAGGTTATTCGTGTTAATGGTGGGTATATCTCTTAG